From Sporosarcina sp. Te-1, the proteins below share one genomic window:
- a CDS encoding NAD-dependent malic enzyme, translating to MAEVQFMRNLIIETPSVPGNFAKVATAIGQLSGDIGDIQTIKVGTLSTIRDVTVQCTSEEQLAKIVEAIHDIGSGIQVLAVTDDVLHAHEGGKIQMKGKFEIRSLGDLRRVYTPGVANVCKVIYDDPEQANYFTSISNTVAIVTDGTAILGLGNIGPVAGMPVMEGKAVLFDQFAGISGIPILLDTSNPDEVVETVKHIHKGFGGILLEDIGSPHCFEIEERLKAELPIPVMHDDQHGTAVVTLASVLSACRQSGVDLSNSVVGQIGLGAAGLAISRMLMNYGVKKMYGVDRNEAALERLKNFGGSTLPSVEELMETCDIVIATTGVEGLIKPEMVRKGQIILALSNPNAEIQPEVALKAGAAFAADGRQVNNVLGFPGIFRGTLNAQAKEITYPMLIAAALAILDSTKPGDLVPHPLDPMVHAKVASAVERVANESKG from the coding sequence ATGGCAGAAGTACAATTTATGAGAAACTTAATTATTGAAACACCATCCGTTCCGGGAAACTTTGCAAAAGTGGCGACAGCCATTGGACAACTAAGCGGAGATATAGGCGATATACAAACCATTAAAGTGGGAACGTTATCAACAATACGTGACGTTACAGTCCAATGCACCAGTGAGGAGCAGCTGGCCAAAATCGTAGAGGCGATCCATGATATAGGGAGCGGCATACAGGTCCTCGCGGTTACAGATGATGTGTTGCATGCCCACGAAGGCGGTAAAATCCAGATGAAAGGCAAGTTTGAAATCCGTTCTCTTGGTGATTTGCGACGTGTCTATACGCCTGGCGTTGCAAATGTATGCAAAGTAATCTACGATGATCCAGAACAGGCAAACTACTTCACAAGCATTTCCAATACAGTTGCTATTGTGACAGACGGTACAGCGATTTTAGGGCTTGGCAACATTGGCCCGGTCGCAGGCATGCCTGTCATGGAAGGGAAAGCGGTCTTATTCGACCAATTTGCCGGAATCAGCGGTATTCCTATCTTATTAGATACGAGCAATCCAGATGAAGTCGTTGAGACAGTGAAGCATATTCATAAAGGATTCGGTGGAATCCTGCTGGAAGATATCGGGTCCCCGCATTGTTTTGAAATTGAAGAGCGCCTGAAAGCAGAGTTGCCGATTCCTGTCATGCATGATGACCAGCATGGTACGGCAGTCGTCACGTTGGCTTCTGTTCTTTCTGCCTGCCGACAATCGGGAGTGGATCTGTCCAACTCCGTAGTGGGCCAAATCGGATTGGGGGCAGCAGGGCTTGCAATCAGCCGGATGCTGATGAATTACGGAGTGAAGAAAATGTACGGAGTGGATCGGAATGAAGCAGCATTAGAACGATTGAAAAATTTCGGTGGATCCACGTTGCCATCCGTTGAAGAACTGATGGAGACTTGTGACATCGTAATTGCCACGACAGGAGTCGAAGGCTTGATCAAACCTGAAATGGTCCGGAAGGGGCAAATCATCTTAGCATTGTCCAATCCGAATGCAGAGATTCAGCCGGAAGTGGCATTGAAAGCAGGAGCGGCTTTCGCAGCGGATGGCCGACAGGTTAACAACGTCCTCGGTTTCCCAGGAATCTTCCGAGGAACTTTAAATGCACAAGCGAAGGAAATTACATATCCCATGCTGATTGCTGCAGCACTCGCCATACTAGACTCGACAAAACCTGGCGACTTGGTCCCGCATCCGTTAGATCCGATGGTCCATGCAAAAGTTGCGAGTGCCGTTGAGCGCGTAGCGAACGAGAGTAAGGGATAA
- a CDS encoding putative motility protein: protein MDMNSIMASQLRSLQSTVQLSVMNKAMAVNAAAATDLLESLPNQSAAHPYKGTALDVKA from the coding sequence ATGGATATGAATTCCATTATGGCAAGCCAACTGCGCAGCCTCCAATCAACAGTTCAATTAAGTGTAATGAACAAAGCGATGGCGGTTAACGCCGCCGCAGCAACGGATTTATTGGAGAGCTTGCCGAACCAGTCTGCAGCCCATCCTTACAAAGGTACTGCGCTTGATGTCAAAGCGTAA
- a CDS encoding Dps family protein, with the protein MSKELLNELNKQVATWSVMYAKLHNYHWYVKGKEFFTLHAKFEDLYNEATLHMDEIAERMLTLGGEPAATLREHLELSVVEEASGDEKAEQMVKSVVDDFNAIMKSLKHGMEQAAEIGDDMTEDLLNATYQSIEKHQWMLNAFLGEDNK; encoded by the coding sequence ATGTCCAAGGAATTATTAAACGAATTAAACAAACAAGTGGCTACTTGGTCAGTCATGTATGCCAAATTGCACAATTATCATTGGTATGTGAAAGGGAAAGAGTTTTTCACGTTGCATGCCAAGTTCGAGGACCTTTATAACGAAGCAACACTTCATATGGACGAAATCGCTGAGCGCATGTTAACTCTTGGAGGGGAACCAGCAGCGACACTTCGTGAACATTTGGAACTGTCGGTTGTCGAAGAGGCTTCCGGCGATGAGAAGGCGGAGCAAATGGTGAAATCAGTTGTTGATGATTTCAATGCCATCATGAAGTCCTTAAAACATGGCATGGAGCAAGCTGCCGAAATTGGGGATGACATGACAGAGGATCTGTTAAATGCAACCTATCAAAGTATTGAGAAACATCAATGGATGCTAAATGCGTTCTTAGGTGAAGATAATAAATGA
- the yidD gene encoding membrane protein insertion efficiency factor YidD — protein MSLIKVYQKVISPLMPPTCRFYPTCSHYGIEAIEKHGALKGSWLAIRRISKCHPFHEGGFDPVPEKVKKES, from the coding sequence ATGAGTTTGATCAAGGTCTACCAAAAAGTCATTTCACCCCTAATGCCTCCGACATGCCGGTTTTATCCGACTTGTTCCCACTATGGCATAGAAGCGATCGAAAAACATGGTGCCTTAAAAGGCTCTTGGCTGGCGATTCGCAGAATCTCAAAATGCCATCCATTCCATGAGGGTGGATTTGATCCCGTACCCGAAAAAGTGAAAAAAGAGTCATGA